aaaacaatgagaCGATAACAGGAACCgaggaaacactgaggagtggaaaacaaagaaaacgaTTGATGTCgagtgataaaataataaatgctaaaagagaggagaggtttGGAGGAGAGTAAAAGCAGtgaataaaagtagaaataaaataaataaccagaagTAAAAGCAGAGTATTAGAGGGAAAAACAACCCAGGAAACAATCACAGAATAAAAGAACAAACCAGTTCAACAtcttaaaatgataaataaaaagaaagataaataaaaataaataaaattcaactgAAAGCCAAGTGGCAGATATCCGTTACACAACTTACTCCAACCTGGACTGTagacaggaagttaaaaaagaaaagtacagcGTACTGAAATATTAAGATCAATACTGATCAGAGGCAGGACCTCTCTCACACTGTTcctcacactgacactgtggTTACCCTGGCAACAAGAAATACCACGTGTGCCTAACGACTGACTCGCTGTCTTTTGACCCTCCAGCCGTCCTGTACCAGGAATACCGGGACACCTCCAAGCAGCAGGAGATCGAGCAGCGGCGGCAGCGTGACAACCTCTCTCCCGGGGTCACGGCGGGGACCGTGGCGGCGGTGTCGGGCGTCACGTCCCCCCCAGcgttacagctgcagctgaggaaCAGCGCTCGCTCACTGAGCCTGTGGCAGAACCTGGAGGCCGTGCAGGCCAGCGGGCTGCTCAGCAAGTTACCTCACAGAGAAATCATCATGCAGGAGGTGAGTCACAGAACAACATATCTCCTCCCTGAAGGTTGCATTTATTGCTGGTGTCTATCACTTTTgcatttaaatctaaatttttCAAataccaaaatgaaaatgagtgttgtgtgtcttagagcttcatcatcagctgctctctggATGTGGAGATCTCCAGTCACTATTGATATTAATGTGGCCTCATCATGTGCTTTTCTGTCTAGGCCATGTTTGAGCTTGTGACCTCAGAAGCATCCTACTACAAGAGTCTGGAAATTTTAGAGACTCATTTCCTACGTAACCCTGTTTTaatcaccaccctcagccagTCCGACATGCACTTCCTGTTCTCCAACATCGAGGAGGTCATGAAAGCCAGTGAGAGGTAGGACAAGGTCTCTTAATCAAAGTCTGATCAGCTTCACACCACCTGATAATAACGGCCCCTTCAAATCTTCAGGTTCCTGATGGATCTCGAGCACCGGATCGAGGAGTCTATTGTGATTTCTGACGTCTGTGACATTGTTTACCACCACGCCATCAAACACTTCAGCGTCTTCATCAAATACGTTATTAACCAGGTGTACCAGGAGAAGAACTACAGACGCATTTTGTGAGTAGCTATTCTTTATGAATACATCTGTTACAATGCGCCTCCTTCTTCCACTAGTAATTCAAAAAGATGACATAAgcataaatagataaaataaatgaataattaaacacataatcaaaggcaaaataaatacattttggtaatgaaaatgtattgatttatttatttattcattcatttaaacatttatttatttaacacatgagcatagaaacacaaaaaataaatgaatatagaaataaataaataaataaatatagaaatagaaaaataaatgcataaataaatgtaaaatatatcaaTTAACAGTTACcctaaatgtaaataaatgaatgtagaaatgcatgaataaaaaaatatataaatgataaaataaagaaatagtcCTTTTCAtaccaaaatgtatttaatttgcattatttatttatttatttcaacatttatttgtttctttctaTTATTAGTAAATCCATTCTATCAATCACACGTGATAAATGATCTGGCTTTAGACTGAAGTAGGACCGCCTTCCTAATTAACATACAAACATAGgaatgcatgaataaataaatatagaaatgtaCCAATAAACcctaaatgtaaataaataaatgtaaaaatgcatgaataaattaataaattaataaatgtaaaagaaaaatacagagaacCATTTTCATCAccaaaatatatgtatttatttcaatgtttattttgcagttatttattcatttctgcaTTTCTATTATTAGTAGATCTATCCAATCAATCCCACAGCTATAACCAATCCAGCTTTAGACTGAGGTAGGACCACCTAGCtaattaacatgctaacataaaaatacacaaatagataaattaataaataaatgtagaaatattgaaatacaaaaaatgtatttattttgcattcatttatttatcttgtgTTTATGTCATTTTCCAGCCTTCATGTGTGAGTCAGATACTCATTTCTTGTTGAAGTAAATGATTGTGATTCATcaatatatatagataaatcTATACAATATGATCTTTTGAAAGCAGTGAATGATACTAGGCCTGTACCAGGAACAGGACTGTGGCCTGTTTGGCTGCTTACTGTGAAAACACGCTCGGACAGGGAGGAAGAATAACAGGCGTCATCCTTCAGAcactgatgttgttttaatgtcgATGAATGTCTGTCATCTTTCAGAGGAGAATAGGTTTGCTTTTGCTGTGCAGGGTGTGGTTAACTATGAATATAATGCTTATGTTCCTCTTCATCAACCACACATACCTGAGTGAGAGTGTGAAGTTCCCACGCAGCGCAGAGGACAGGTACCTGGGACGTCTGCCAGCGGCTGAGAAAACACCTGACACCTGCTGgttgctgaaatgaaaatgatgtaaaatgagAAACAGCGAAAACCTCAAGGAGATGCTGGAGACGCAGCAGCAATAAAGTCTGGGAGATATTTTCTAGATGTGAATAAAGTCACATCTCACAGGTCTGATCATATTCACAGGGTGTGATCAGTAATGACTTGTCATGTAGAAATGTTGGTTATATCAGTTCAGGAATCACGTGCGAAAACCCCGTGACTAATGGTTGTGATACGTGGGAGGAGAAgatttactttctctctctctctgaggtcaGACATGTTTCCCTCTGATGCAGCTGCTGGAGTCTTAAGAGGTTTTCACTGCCGTTCATTCCAGGACAGATTATTTCCAGGCTGCATATCATAAAGCAAAGGCGATTTGCTCTCTCACTTCACATTCTCTAACAGGAgaagtgagtttttttttttttttttgtgctgtgaaGTAAATTTTCCACAAAACCTTTTCCCGTACGACCTCAGGTATAAACAGACGTCCACCACACGTGTTCAGGCCAGTTCATTAAAGTCGTATCACAAACAGGTTCCAGTCAGTGTCTTGATTTTGTTGCTGCATCACAGTTCAGGAACGTTACAGGAAGAGGCTGGTGATTTACTTTTCTTACTGTCAAGGATTCAAGGATCCAAGGATTCAAGGATTGGAGGATTGTTTGTGTAGCCAAACTCGGTGCTATAGACCTCTGTTGTCGTTAATTGACAGTTAAGGGAAGCTGAAACTCAAAATCAAGAATTTGCTCTCATTATCTCTCACgtcatgttgttatttttagcaTCTTTATCTTCTCTCTCGGTATTGGTCCAAACAGGGCGTCACTGGGCGTCGCCTCTTCTGTGTGATTGACAGACATCAGTCTAATTAATGTTAAGAGAATACCAACATGAAACAGGTGAAACAGGAACATTTGACTGATTTATTCACCATGACACTTAAAGGATGCTTTActaaaattaaatcaatcaaCTAAGTGTGATCTttatccagtgtgtgtgtgtgtgtgtgtgtgtgtgtgtgtgtgtgtgtgtgtgtgtgtgtgtgtgtgtgtgtgtgtgtgtgtgtgtgtgtgtgtgtgtgtgtgtgtgtgtgtgtgtgtgatagaacTGTCTGATCTAAGCATTGTGCTGTGATGTGTCTGTCCAGAGAGGGAAACCAGGCGTTTCGGGAGGCCATGGCCGTTCTGGAGAACCATCCTCGTGTCAGGGGCCTGTCCTTCACCTCGTTCCTCATCCTTCCTTTCCAGAGGATCACAAGACTCAAGCTGCTCGTGCAGGTGAGTGTTTCAACATAATGTAAAACCAAACACAGTGAAAGGACGAGCTTCAGCAGTGACGCTGATGCAACTGTCGCGgctttttgttggtttttatttgactttgtttCTCTTCACAGAACATCCTGAAAAAAGCCGAAGAAAACTCCAAGAGCGAAGCAAATGCTATAAAAGCacatcagcagctggagcaggtgGGTATCAGTCGAGGGGCCCGGCCCAAGCCAGGGGCCCGGGCCGGGTGTAGACAGGCAGTGAAGTGGTTGTGAGGATGtgactcatttatttattcactgtaTTGGCTCATCACACACTGGTATATTACTGTGTATCGTGACTGGAGTAATTCTAAGGTTTAAATTCAGATGAAAGATAAAGTGACTGTTGCATTGAACAGCTGTGCATGTTTGGGGTCATCGCCTCCACAAACTTCGCATTTATTTCACTTCGAGTACGGCTGATTGATTTCAAATATTAGGAGTTTGTGGATCAGATGTTTGACTGAATATAAGTTTAAAACGGTGTTTATCAAACTCACAGACCACCTGACTGACTAATATTTCAGTACCAGTAACTAGTTTTTACGGAAGAATGTCACCTGGgacaggtgttttattttgataggacAGTCtaagagacacacactgcaCGGCAACATGTGGTGCTATTTATGTAGCttcaaaatgatcacacacaaatgtacgGTGGCTGATGTCATCGAACGCACCACGAGTCTCAGTCATGGTGACGACATAACTGGTAAAACTGAACATATAACACTGTGTCCGTTATGTCCTCTGCTCCATGATCAtgttcattgtcagtgtttgatCGTTCACAGGCTGATGACTGATGACATTTAGCTCAATAACAGGAaggctaactgttagcttcatacacatttaattttaaatgtcatgcTAATCATTTCTgacataaatcataaaacataaactgtcACAAAACAGTCGGTTACAGTGACGTTcaactacactgtaaaacagctgattcaaatgatgtttgaatttacatacGAGCTGATTTagtattaaaaacaacacaaatacaatacTCTCTACCAGACTTTGACagttattaaatattaactaatattaaatacattaaatattttaccAAATTGACTCCCAGACCACCAGGAGTCACCTGCGGACCACACTTTGAGAAAGGTTGGTTTATAACAAACAGGTTTTACCCCTCCCCTCATTAAAGCccaaaagaagagaaaacctCAGGCCGTGTTATAAGGTGACGGACTGATGGTTGATGTTTGTGTCGTTCTCAGATTGTGAAGGAGTGCAACGAGGGGGTGCGAAAAATGAGTCGCACCGAGGAGCTGATCAGCATTGAGAAAACACTGGAGTTTAAATCCAAGGTAAACTGAGTCTCATCTTCTTGTTATTTCAACAGTAATGACGTCACACAGTTTGGGTCTCGGTGCCTGTCCCCAACTCGTAATATGAAGCTGATGTGGTCGTAACAAAGTGTGACGAGAGGGTCGACGCAGTGCGTGAGCAACGATCAGGCAATGCAATAATGGATCTGAGGATTAAGGGGATTTGGCTCAGGCTATATCTGTGTCCCAATTTAGAGACCACCGTCTTCAAGTATGGATTTCAGGACATGAGTCTGTCTCATTCCAAAGGTTTGAGACGTGTGGCTGAAACATGTGGCCGTCAATACTGATTCTTGTTAAAAGCTGCTACAAGGGTTTTATTATATATACCTTATACCTTATAACTAAAGTTAGCGCTCTGTCGCCTGTCAACGgttgcacatttaaaaagtttccaagttttccaaatgaaaagaaatgtgctGAACATCTCTCAGTTCAACAGAAGTGATGCAAATAAAGAGTGACACTGTGTAGGAACTATAGGATacagtttgtttagttttacaCTAATTTGACCTCTGTTAACCCCTGTAGTCTGTGCCCATCATTTCCCACTCGCGCTGGTTGCTAAAGAAAGGTGAAGTGCAGCTAATGTCTGGACCTAAGAGCACTAGGACCATGCGGAGTCGTAAGCTCTACCAACCGGTCTACTTGTTCCTGTTCAACAATCTGCTGCTGGTCACCAAGCGCAGCTCCAGGTGAGTGAGATTCTTCTGTTTGAACACGTTTTATCTGTGCGTTTACTCTGagctggcagtttattaggtacacctggcTAAAACTACATCCTCCAGAGTTGccacacagttgaatcaacacctctgaaCCATTTACAACGAACACTGACCATTATAAGCTTCATGACTGAGGattactgcaggactgttggatTAGGCTGCGTTAGTTTCCGACAGGTGGACTTAATAAACCGGCGACTGAGCATGAGTATATTTACATtccaaaacaaatcagtcaatTGTTGCAATGAAAGCAGGGATTGTTAATCAAACCAACTTGTTATCAGTGGTGACAAGTTCCAAGTTCTGGACTCGTGCTCGCGGGCCATGTTGAGGACCGAAGACCTCGAGGACCAGGGCCAGCTTCTGGCCAGTGTCTTTAatctgaagctgctggagaaCCAAGAGGAACGTGAAGTCAGCTACATGCTCAAGGCCGCCAGTATGTGAGTATCTGAAGCAGCTCAGGATGGGTCCGCTCCTAAGGAAACTCTGGATGAAAGCAATTTGTGAATGAGCCAATCATTGTAAAGCATGCTACAAACATTAGAGCCAATCAACCAATACAAGCCCGACTTCAGAGCTTTGCCTGAGCTAACACTGTGCATCACTTCACACGTGTTTTAGCATGAAACTAGTATAACTCCTACTAAAGTCATATGATTGTGAACAGTTCAGGAGGCAATCTTATTATAAGAAACTTTATAAGTGATGAATGGATGCAAATCATTTGGCAACCATGGTAACGTGTTTGATTTACAGTCTAATAACACTAATAATGCTCATAATGATTcctataaatataaacataagaAGCAGAGCTGCTTCCACGTTTAACTGTACTTAAACACAACTGTGGTCCAATGTACCAAGGAGCTAAAGACACGTGACacaacatttattatatttatttatattaatttttttatagaAATCTTAatgacagcagacacacagagcttcTGAGGAGCTGGACTCCATCAGTAAACTACAATAAACACACTAATATAAACAGATACAAAGCTGTTGTTACTCTGGTGTTAAAGGTCATGAAGGAACATGTTACGCATTCAAGCAGAGGCTTGTATGTTTCAGTAGTTTTTGGACAGTGGAGCTCTATGGAATAAGATACTGTAAGTCAGGAGTTTGttggtaaaagaaaaaggacagaaTATGTCTGTGCTGGTGTGGATTGATATACCATGTGTTTGTTCACATTGTTCGCCCGACTGTAAGAACAATGAACATGGAAGGCGACATGTCAGgttgaaaaaatgaatttacctCTTTCTGGTCATTAACCAATGGCATCCTGTGGACAGGAGTGACAAGCTGCGATGGATGTGTGCTCTCACTCCTAACCGGCGCACACGCTTTATGTCGACCAGCGCCCACCAACCAGGTGAGAGAGAACATCACACCATCACTCAGTGCAGTCCTCGACATGCAGCCGTGGAGATATGAACTCAAAGTGTCTGTGATGTTTAGACTCTCCACAGGTGCAGTGTATTCAGTCATACTCATCTCAGGAGCCAGATGAACTCTCCATTGAGATGGCTGATGTTTTGAACCTCCTAGAGAGGACAGATGACGGTGTGTAGCAGCACAAATCTGCTTTTATATCTCCTTCGATGTTGTTGCTTGCAAGATAAGAAGAATTTGTATTTTCtagttgaaatatttcattttctgtaaatttatCTTTCCAACTTTGTTGCCTCTGGTCTTTTTGTGTCTCCTGTGTTTCAGGCTGGATGATGGGTGAAAGGCTCCATGATGGTGAAAGGGGCTGGTTCCCCAGTCGAGTAGTAGAGGAGATCCAGAGCAAGGAGATCCGAGCTCAGAACCTAAGAGAGGCCTTTAGGATCCAGCAAGCCcaggaaggtggaggaggctCGCAAATTGGAGCCAGGGTTGGTTTAAGGGCCGGGAGACGCACCCCAAAggtctccagctcctccagttaTTGGATTGATCAGATGGGTGAGAGCAGTGAAGGAAAGCAGTGAATCGGTAACAGTGATGAATGACCATATGCACTAAGAGAAATATAATCAGGATACATGTGACTCGAGTCCCACACAGTGATCCTTGTCtctttgattttcatttagCAGTGGATGATTTTACACATCCACGGTTTTGGTCTAAGTGATCAAAGTGCTTGTCAGTAACCTTGTACAAGCAATGCTGCATGTCTCATTAATGTGTAGTGAAGGTGTATTGTAGGCCCGCACACTGTGGTGTGTGATGCATGGAgcacagctctgtgtttggttgGGAGCTTTGTGTGGGAATGCCACGAACCCCACCAGTCTTAAGGTACTGTAAACACCCCTCAGCTGCATGGGCAAgtttttaatgtgttcattTCATTGTAAAATACCTTTCAACACCAacacctgcaacacaaacattcaagtgtacggtggccctgagagctcaatgcactgaaACTCAAGAAAGCACTTGTAAATAgccaaaacaaaagcacatgaGGAAATGATCATCAGTTTGGTCACATGTGCAGCATCTAGAAAAAATGCTGCAATGTGAGGAAATACAGTCGGATAGAGAAAACACAACCAATCACACACAATGCaacaaaatacagacacactgcaAGTCACACAACAGACAttagttaaaacaaaacaaccaaaactaAAACTCATTGACTAATGGAAATGAATTAGTTAGTTTTAGTATTCTGATTGCATGATTCAGATATTATTTGCCATTATTTGGATTCATTAATGTAGTTAGCACTAGCTAACATTAAATGTCTGCAATAACATCTGAACCATGCAATCAGAAACTTACAGAATAAAATAGTATTGTATGAAAATCACCAATGATTATTTAAAAGTCTGTGAACATTCAAGTGTCGCTAAATTTCCCTTTTGAGTATGAAACACCTGATTGCTTGCTGTAAGAGGAGGCTTATAACAACCTCCTGTTAACGCAAGCTGAGCTACAGTGTTTAATACtcaaaacatatattttatgtGGAATATCACTTTAAAATTGTAAGTTCAATTAAagtgcatacatacacacacacacacacacacacacactcaggataAATCCTGTAATTGCAATTCAATGCCAAATAACTGCAATATATCgtaaatgtaatgaatgtaTCAACAACAATGGATCAGCATGATTGTAAAGTCTGTGTCTTTAAATACAGCATGTGTACAGTAATGCAAACAGTCGATGTTTAAAGTAATAATTACtaaataattatttcattttgtaagaTGTAAATTATTGTTCATAAAAAAGTATTAATCAGAGATGTGTGTGACCTGctgattttattatttgaatgTATGGAATTTACAAATTCATATGCACAGCTGTTCTTTTCAcactggtttcagtctagtgtcagctggttcagtctagtgtcagctggttcagtctagtgtcagctggttacatctagtgtcagctggttacatctagtgtcagctggttcaGTATAGTATCAGCTGGTTACATCTAGTGTTAGCTGGTTCAGACTAGTATCAGCGGgttcagtctagtatcagctggtttcagtctagtgtcagctggttcagtctagtatcagctggttcagtctagtatcagctggttacatctagtgtcagctggttacatctagtgtcagctggttcaGTATAGTATCAGCTGGTTACATCTAGTGTTAGCTGGTTCAGACTAGTATCAGCGGgttcagtctagtatcagctggtttcagtctagtgtcagctggtttcagtctagtgtcagctggtttcagtgtgatggagctggtttcagtctagtatcagctggtttcagtctagtgtcagctggtttcagtgtgatggagctggtttcagtctagtatcagctggtttcagtctagtgtcagctggtttcagtgtgatggagctggtttcagtctagtatcagctggtttcagtctagtatcagctggtttcagtctagtatcagctggtttcagtgtgaggcagctggtttcagtgtagAGTCAGAGATTACCAGAGATTTATGGTGCGTTCCTATTTGGCAGTAGGAATTTCCAAGATCTCAGTTGGAAATTTAAACTGGGCCGCTCACTGAAATCAGATTTCTGACTCAGAAAGTCGGAAGAATCTCACCAACCCTGACctcaaaatccaagatggctgctctgAGCATCCAGAGAAGTGAAATCTGTAATAATATACCTTTTATTAGCACATCcgtcttatttgtttttcattaatcaGTCATACAAACAGAGCTGTCCAACTTCTATCTGTGGACATGTTGCTACCGTGATTGTTCACATAATGGGTTGTTATCGACAGGTATTGCTGGTAATAACAGCAACAAGCTTTCGACTTGTCCTGGAACACGGATGTGACATCATCCTCAGGTCAGACGTCCAACTTCCGATGTAAATGGAATACAGCATTAGCAGCCAATAGTGGGTTTGgtacattatttttattgcctGAAAATCGAACTTCTGTTTTTTATGAGAGAATTTATGTTCTGTACATTTACAGGTGTCAAAGTCTCAATTTGACTAATGATGAAAACTATccgataaaacaaaaaacacgctcataaatataaaactgaagaTACCTTTGTTTGTCAATAATATTTTCTGCTGTCCTAGCATTTATGCGTCTTTATTTAGTGACAGGTCACTAATTTGTTTGTCATATGAGTATGAAATTAAAGCCACTCTCCACAACCTCAGAAAATAATGAGCTCCCTGGTTGAGGAGGCAGACAGTGGTAATGAATTCCCAGATCTTGGAGGTGTGAGAAGTTGAGACAGGAGGCCGGCCTCTGGCTGCATCCCCGCCAGACCATCATTCACACCTCTAATTGGTGTTTATGTTGTGTTAATTATTGTacctgacaaaaacaaaaactttactTTTTGTTGTAAGATGTTATTTCCAATAAAGAACACACAATGTCAGTTTGCAAAACACTGGAAGTGCAATAAAGTCTCAATATGTAGGAACTGCCCTTTTCTTTGGCATGTTGCGCTCTTCATACGAAGGCCTTGCTATTGTAAAATGACCatttccaactcatggcccacttgaaaatctcaataACATTGGCAGCCCacatctgggggggggggtcacttgtagattcaccatctgtcatcatcggcccacaggttgggaaccactgggcTACAGTTTGCCTGGAGCCCCAGAGTCCAGGATCGCCACTGGTTAGAGGGTTTACTATAGATGAACCAGTGTCTGCAGGACTAAAGTGGATTCCTTCAACAGACGGGTCCAGTATCCTACACAGAGACTGTCTCCAGGACACATGATAATCAGCTAAGACCAAGACTAGGAAGGTCATGTCACCACATGACTCTTCAGGACTAACCACTAAGGTGACTGATGAGGAACAGATAGCTAAGAGAAGGGACACTGACAGTTCCAGTGGGTCCACATTAGGTCAGGACATCAGTCACACAGGACCATTAGACCACAGACCACCATCAACACAGTGTCAGGACCCATGTTGTTTGACTATGTGTTGTACAACACAgatggtatttttatgcctttatttgacacGGAAAGCGGGGAGAGACTGGAAATACAGGAAAGAGAGTCGGGGGAAGAGACCTGCAGTGAAGGGGTCCGACTTGTTGGAAGTCGAACCGGGGACCTGGTCCTCAGGACTCACTATGCCCATACGGTATGCGCTCTAACGACTCGACCATCGGGACGCCCTGAAACGCTGATGATTTCTTAAAAAATTTCTATTGTTAAGGAATATTTTGTCTGTtgtcagataaataaaataaataccacTTGTTAACCTGGACGCATTTCCATGCTGCTGCCATGTGGTGATGAAACCcttattttatgacatttaaaattaatgataatgattataaCTCTGAGATGTCAACAATTTTAATCATTTGCTTTATATTTTCAGAtcctgtcattttaaaaatcttagGCTAAACTTTAAAAACTCACTTTTAATCTTTTAACTCTTATAATTGTATGTGATGAATTGTGAAGGGATCATCTCCTCCTACTGGACACTGTCCACCGGGACAGACCTTCCAACCCTACTCCCCCCCGAGGGTCTAGTATTTAACCTCTGACTTGGACAGACGCAGCTCACTGCCCCGACATGAAGAGACTTTTGTGTCCCGCTGCCTGAAGGTGAGTGTGAGAGCACAGCTGTGTTTGAATATGCTTTGAGGAGCTTCCTAATAAATCATTTCGATTGAAGGATTTATTGCTAGTGTTAATCATCACTGGCATAAATACCAAAGAAGCTTGTGCTGATTTACCTCCAACAGAAGTTTCTATCTCAGCCTTAACATTTTTGCGGTGATGTTTACAGTAAGATTTGCAGAACTGTTGAGAGAGTGTATGACGATTTCAGCGTGAATTGAAACCGTGGAAACCAGCTGCAAAGAACATTGCAGCGAATGCAGAGGTGTATGTAACGTCCCTTTACGGGAGTCAGTCGAAACAAAGGAGGAGGGACACGACAGCTTAACGTATCACAGCAGTATCACAGCACTGGACCTCGTCAGTTCTTTACTTTTACATTCCAGGTCCTCGTCAGTGAAGAAGCCGATCACAGTCGGATGGTGAAAGTGTTCTGTGGTTAGGAATTAGCTTTTTGAAACTGCAATTAAATTCTGTTTTACTCAAGCCTCGACTACGGTTTTAAGTTGTCCTCACCCTTCTCCATGCTACCCTTATAACAATTTATTAATTGG
The Seriola aureovittata isolate HTS-2021-v1 ecotype China chromosome 4, ASM2101889v1, whole genome shotgun sequence genome window above contains:
- the ngef gene encoding ephexin-1; this encodes MSVTALFRGKWGQKSQEPPEKHPVAVAHPSHEDEDDEDESRVGFSREPIRRNSRFYRSMRKKRPASSEQSEGCSRPDVDHSPSSRAPLPHKSPMLPGARRPQLSPQLHHSRTVLPSNGEASSRHAPCNRDAVDKRRGGVGGGSVYTSAASNSQHRDSPADMITYRTHGVHSGDIKKLSEQTAAACTVQEVRGIAMSSQQPSSDGADRENANLRLLSNGGSSQTICHSLNIIKNIAVLYQEYRDTSKQQEIEQRRQRDNLSPGVTAGTVAAVSGVTSPPALQLQLRNSARSLSLWQNLEAVQASGLLSKLPHREIIMQEAMFELVTSEASYYKSLEILETHFLRNPVLITTLSQSDMHFLFSNIEEVMKASERFLMDLEHRIEESIVISDVCDIVYHHAIKHFSVFIKYVINQVYQEKNYRRILEGNQAFREAMAVLENHPRVRGLSFTSFLILPFQRITRLKLLVQNILKKAEENSKSEANAIKAHQQLEQIVKECNEGVRKMSRTEELISIEKTLEFKSKSVPIISHSRWLLKKGEVQLMSGPKSTRTMRSRKLYQPVYLFLFNNLLLVTKRSSSGDKFQVLDSCSRAMLRTEDLEDQGQLLASVFNLKLLENQEEREVSYMLKAASMSDKLRWMCALTPNRRTRFMSTSAHQPDSPQVQCIQSYSSQEPDELSIEMADVLNLLERTDDGWMMGERLHDGERGWFPSRVVEEIQSKEIRAQNLREAFRIQQAQEGGGGSQIGARVGLRAGRRTPKVSSSSSYWIDQMGESSEGKQ